From Bombina bombina isolate aBomBom1 chromosome 1, aBomBom1.pri, whole genome shotgun sequence:
TTAGTTTCTAGATTTGCAAGGAAAacacatttaaagtgattgtaaggttATGCAGTTTAAGACTTAGTAtgtaaaattaatcttaaaaataaaaagtgcactttctttaattacatttttttttaaagactgttTCTTAGTTAAAAAATTTACCATTTACTTCCTCCGCCTGCTTTTCATCCTGTATTTAGTTGAtcgatgactaatccggcttcatccaatcgttgcgtgccccctttggcatcctgCTCGCACCCTCTCCTCTTTGTTCCTCCCTGTCTTTATCTTTACTGCACCCTTTCTATAGTTCGGTGAAATTGATTGGTGCATtataattgttatatttatataggtataggatCTATATTTATCTTATATAGAAATTTCTAGCTGCTAGATTTctttaaaacctaatctaagtcaAATAGCTTGCTGGATAAAGTGTATTTATGTctacatatttttataaatactGAAAGTGCTCTCCTCTTAGGTAATTTATTGTATAGCTAACTCATAgacttaaaagcatttttttttttaaggtgcttTTAAGTTGCCATATTAATCAACATGGAGAGTAGCGATTCTGGAAAAGGAACTGCTGACCAATCGGAGTCCCAGCGTCAAAGCCAAATGGACAGACTCGATCGTGAAGAAGCTTTTTATCAGTTTGTAAATAACCTTAATGAGGAAGATTACCGGCTCATGAGGGATAACAATTTATTGGGAACTCCAGGTATTTAAAAACAACTGTAGCCTCGagcatttaaatattatttgtaaATGAAAAAAACAGTTTTGTTGGTTTCACTAATTTTACTAGAGTATGATTTTCACCACAAATCATTTATTTCttttagaagcatttttccaatatacttttaattAACAATATTGCTACAAGTAAGCAATTACTTCTTTCATGATAACTATAAATTTTAGCTGCTGT
This genomic window contains:
- the LOC128645893 gene encoding E3 ubiquitin-protein ligase RNF12-A; this translates as MESSDSGKGTADQSESQRQSQMDRLDREEAFYQFVNNLNEEDYRLMRDNNLLGTPGEITKEELLRRLQQIKEGPPPPNTDENRGT